The following coding sequences lie in one Takifugu rubripes chromosome 8, fTakRub1.2, whole genome shotgun sequence genomic window:
- the LOC101061391 gene encoding uncharacterized protein, whose translation MESLKLALYIPCFCLWSFVLTDETSSFVYPVNSLLFANVGENVTLQCSCKDKSVSRLQWYKQTQGEKPKPISMFKDHDKNVVLGKEFQIPDRFSVNITEGVSHLKIVNLRISDSGTYYCTSSLMYEFKFEKIYLVHVKSSVLNIPVEVHQSPSGSFQSGGSVTLNCRVHTGICDKEHTVYWFWNSGDSAPELIYTHGGKKEQCERRTNTCFYNLSMKNQNISDAGIYYCVVESCGRILFGDPTKLEIGQNKSWFSDHLVYYLTGALVFTTMLCVLLAIPMLKQCGRISSHRTDTQNDPSCDMTERVQEGNLHYATLKKKKLNKSSNENECVYSSVVQ comes from the exons ATGGAATCACTGAAGTTGGCCTTATATATCCCTTGTTTTTGCTTGTGGAGTTTCG TCCTAACAGATGAAACATCCTCATTTGTATATCCAGTGAATAgtttattatttgctaatgttGGGGAAAATGTGACACTGCAGTGCTCCTGTAAAGACAAGTCTGTAAGCAGGTTGCAATGGTACAAGCAAACGCAGGGAGAGAAACCAAAACCCATCTCTATGTTTAAAGATCATGATAAAAATGTAGTCCTCGGTAAGGAATTCCAGATTCCAGATCGATTTTCAGTGAACATTACAGAGGGTGTCTCTCATTTGAAGATTGTAAATTTGAGGATTTCAGACTCAGGAACTTACTACTGCACAAGTAGTTTGATgtatgaatttaaatttgaaaagatCTATCTCGTCCATGTAAAGAGCTCAGTTTTGAATATACCGGTAGAGGTCCATCAGTCACCATCAGGGTCTTTCCAGTCTGGAGGTTCTGTGACTCTGAACTGCAGAGTACATACTGGGATCTGTGATAAGGAACACACAGTTTACTGGTTCTGGAACTCAGGAGACTCTGCACCAGAGCTCATTTACACCCATGGAGGCAAGAAAGAACAGTGTGAGAGGagaaccaacacctgtttctacaatTTGTCAATGAAGAACCAAAATATTTCCGATGCTGGGATCTACTATTGTGTTGTTGAATCATGTGGACGCATTCTCTTTGGAGATCCAACCAAGCTGGAAATTGGACAGA ACAAAAGCTGGTTTTCTGACCATCTCGTGTATTACTTGACTGGGGCTTTGGTATTCACCACCATGCTGTGTGTTTTACTGGCAATACCAATGTTAAAACAGTGCGGGAGGATCAGCTCCCATCGTACAG ACACTCAAAATGATCCATCCTGTGATATGACTGAAAGG